One Hevea brasiliensis isolate MT/VB/25A 57/8 chromosome 5, ASM3005281v1, whole genome shotgun sequence genomic region harbors:
- the LOC110656319 gene encoding WEB family protein At1g12150-like produces MVNIRARDPQKSSGSPKGEVGEIDTRAPFQSVKAAVSLFGEVVVSKDKDKPSLIIKKLSSENVLDKEPQLLLVQRELDKYKQQLEVAEATKSRAHSELEKAMITLNELTTKLKTTTESRLSAVEAAEIVKNQAKELEVAETQQHLGNADRKQELDQVREQYTIIVSKLDLAKQELTQIRQDFDRALEAKSASFQQAAEAQRVANVNIERITELSNEIRIMQESAQQLKLASIESQEQLEKILSEKEACIRASIATKEDVDKRLKSLIQEYDPKLTRKLELKLAETNMEIEVIQEEMKRAHAIEMDTMKLVTTELNEATKTLQQVAEEENLLRNIVTSLRLELEEVRKEKAELEKKEKEIYDQQSSLLEQLTSETESARTEAEEIKKNTNKLNQEAESSMLIVEKAMERLHHALKEVEQAKEAEKKAHDEMKILSEKYKNQNSESNNNIIKISLQEFESLKKKVEECETTADAKETVAIIEVEEIITRKNAAEKKLQENLKAIEEIKEATDIALKSAQLAENAQIEVEGELQRCRQKHDK; encoded by the exons ATGGTAAACATTCGTGCAAGAGATCCACAAAAAAGCTCAGGATCTCCAAAAGGAGAGGTGGGGGAGATTGACACAAGAGCACCATTTCAATCTGTCAAAGCAGCTGTTTCTTTATTTGGCGAAGTAGTTGTCTCCAAGGACAAAGACAAACCATCCCTCATAATTAAAAAGCTTTCTTCTGAG AATGTGTTGGACAAGGAGCCCCAACTTCTGTTGGTTCAGAGAGAGCTTGACAAGTACAAGCAGCAGCTTGAAGTTGCTGAGGCAACAAAATCTCGAGCACATTCTGAACTCGAGAAGGCCATGATAACGCTAAACGAATTGACCACCAAGCTCAAAACTACGACCGAGTCTAGGCTATCTGCTGTGGAAGCTGCAGAAATTGTGAAGAACCAAGCAAAGGAACTCGAAGTTGCAGAAACTCAGCAACACTTGGGAAATGCTGATCGGAAACAGGAATTGGATCAAGTAAGAGAGCAGTACACGATCATTGTGAGTAAACTTGATCTTGCAAAACAAGAACTCACCCAAATCCGACAAGATTTTGATCGGGCCCTGGAAGCAAAATCAGCTTCATTTCAGCAAGCAGCAGAAGCCCAGCGTGTAGCCAACGTGAACATAGAAAGGATTACTGAGCTCTCAAACGAAATTAGAATCATGCAAGAATCAGCTCAGCAATTAAAGCTTGCCTCTATAGAATCTCAAGAACAACTAGAAAAAATTCTGTCAGAGAAAGAGGCCTGCATAAGAGCCTCTATAGCAACCAAGGAAGACGTTGACAAGAGATTAAAGTCTTTAATTCAAGAATATGACCCTAAGCTTACTAGAAAACTTGAGTTGAAGCTTGCAGAAACAAATATGGAGATTGAAGTTATACAAGAAGAAATGAAAAGAGCCCATGCCATTGAAATGGATACTATGAAACTTGTAACCACTGAGCTCAATGAAGCAACAAAGACATTACAGCAAGTTGCTGAGGAAGAGAATTTGCTTCGAAATATAGTGACTTCGCTTAGACTGGAATTAGAAGAAGTGAGAAAGGAAAAAGCTGAattagagaagaaagaaaaagaaatatatGATCAGCAAAGTTCACTACTTGAGCAGCTAACGTCAGAAACTGAGAGTGCAAGAACAGAAGCAGAAGAGATAAAGAAGAATACTAATAAACTCAATCAAGAAGCTGAAAGTTCCATGTTAATAGTTGAAAAAGCAATGGAAAGGCTTCACCATGCTCTTAAAGAGGTTGAACAAGCCAAAGAAGCAGAAAAGAAAGCCCACGATGAGATGAAAATCTTGTCTGAGAAATACAAGAATCAAAATTCTGAATCAAATAATaacataataaaaatttcattgcaGGAGTTTGAGAGTTTAAAAAAGAAAGTGGAGGAATGTGAAACTACGGCTGATGCAAAAGAGACAGTTGCCATAATTGAAGTGGAAGAAATTATTACAAGGAAGAACGCAGCAGAGAAAAAGTTGCAGGAAAATTTGAAAGCTAttgaagaaattaaagaagcTACTGATATTGCTTTGAAGTCAGCACAGCTAGCAGAGAATGCACAAATTGAGGtggagggagagcttcaaaggtGCCGTCAAAAACATGATAAATAA